A region from the Anoplolepis gracilipes chromosome 2, ASM4749672v1, whole genome shotgun sequence genome encodes:
- the LOC140676118 gene encoding uncharacterized protein, with amino-acid sequence MEQKCALERQVLQNALSLASISPDKMAHRIMKSPGYTAITSGEVIHLIKCVPVECRIRQTKTCYSELPVTYQNHSLFLQPRSKILTKTGTPRDCNELLPVTYKILNTWYKLSPKPSESVAPPTIQPLTTPTWKYISPTSLATSGIYSDEDLDRLRDHIMFPMEKPSMLNTIARGAMGQEIPAGSISLLTLLDEETMNQIAESAGARLWKAFVTFGSASAGVLAIFMTIRFIKLIVDTIIHGFALHSIYGWSLHLLGAVWTSITNLLFIKPQQSDRRMDTTKGTPSP; translated from the coding sequence ATGGAACAAAAATGCGCTCTAGAGAGACAAGTGCTACAGAATGCACTCTCACTTGCGAGCATATCCCCTGACAAAATGGCACACAGGATCATGAAATCACCAGGATACACTGCCATCACCTCGGGAGAAGTCATACACTTGATTAAATGCGTCCCAGTGGAATGCCGAATTAGGCAAACCAAAACCTGTTACAGCGAACTCCCTGTAACCTACCAGAACCATTCTCTGTTCCTACAACCAAGATCTAAGATACTCACCAAAACAGGAACTCCGAGAGACTGTAACGAACTACTGCCAGTCACGTATAAAATCCTGAACACCTGGTATAAGCTGTCGCCAAAACCCTCAGAGTCAGTAGCACCACCAACCATTCAACCGCTCACTACGCCAACATGGAAATACATAAGCCCTACGTCTCTCGCGACGAGCGGCATTTACTCTGACGAGGATCTGGACCGGTTGAGAGACCACATCATGTTCCCGATGGAAAAACCTTCAATGCTGAACACGATAGCAAGAGGGGCGATGGGACAAGAAATACCTGCAGGGAGTATTTCACTACTAACCTTGCTCGACGAAGAAACCATGAACCAAATAGCGGAAAGCGCAGGAGCGCGGCTTTGGAAGGCGTTTGTAACATTCGGCTCCGCCAGCGCAGGAGTTCTAGCCATCTTCATGACCATAAGATTCATAAAGCTAATAGTAGACACGATCATACATGGATTCGCTCTCCACTCCATCTACGGTTGGAGCCTACACCTACTAGGAGCAGTCTGGACTTCAATCACGAACCTCCTATTCATAAAGCCACAGCAAAGCGACAGAAGAATGGATACGACCAAGGGAACCCCCAGCCCATAA